One Gossypium raimondii isolate GPD5lz chromosome 3, ASM2569854v1, whole genome shotgun sequence genomic window carries:
- the LOC105793799 gene encoding bifunctional nuclease 1 yields the protein MVSLQGPVICPAVRSKQFGVYMPPANGPFPRAKLYRSDIWGYRGITDGKNKARAIFRQLKLRKCRTTVQCSFSSSSDGNGSMAENFNENDEDYVNSSVLEAVEVRSGADGFMIKMRDGRHLRCVHNNPQGGHLPDYAPHPAIVLKMEDGTGLLLPIIVLEMPSVLLMAAVRNVQIARPTMYQVVKDMIDKMGYTVKLVRVTKRVHEAYFAQLYLTKVGDESKSVIFDLRPSDAINIAVRCKVSIQVNKYLAYSDGMRVIESGKLSMQSPASNGILFTELDRPSGQHCLDTEEFNMVCKLNEAINQERYKDAADLRDKLRKFRAQRKLRKYT from the exons ATGGTTTCGTTGCAAGGACCGGTGATTTGCCCAGCCGTTCGGAGCAAACAATTTGGGGTTTACATGCCACCGGCGAACGGGCCTTTCCCGAGGGCAAAATTGTATAGAAGTGATATATGGGGATATCGAGGGATAACTGATGGAAAGAATAAGGCGCGTGCTATTTTTCGTCAACTCAAATTACGTAAGTGCAGGACCACGGTGCAGTGTAGTTTCAGTTCATCTTCTGATGGGAATGGAAGCATGGCCGAGAATTTCAACGAAAATGATGAAGACTACGTAAATTCCAGTGTGCTTGAAGCTG tTGAGGTGAGGAGTGGAGCTGATGGATTCATGATTAAAATGAGGGATGGTAGGCATTTAAGATGCGTCCATAACAATCCTCAAGGTGGGCATCTGCCGGATTATGCACCACACCCTGCCATCGTTCTGAAGATGGAAGATGGGACCGGTCTTCTTCTCCCAATCATTGTTT TGGAGATGCCAAGTGTGTTGCTCATGGCAGCAGTGCGCAATGTCCAAATT GCTAGACCTACCATGTATCAAGTTGTGAAGGACATGATTGACAAGATGGGCTACACG GTAAAGCTTGTTAGAGTTACTAAAAGAGTGCATGAGGCCTATTTTGCTCAGTTGTACCTCACAAAG GTAGGTGATGAGTCAAAGTCTGTCATTTTTGACCTCAGGCCTTCTGATGCCATCAACATTGCCGTGAGATGCAAG GTATCTATACAAGTGAACAAGTACTTGGCATACAGTGATGGGATGCGAGTGATTGAGTCAGGGAAACTATCAATGCAGTCTCCAGCTTCAAATGGGATATTATTCACTGAACTGGACCG GCCAAGTGGTCAGCATTGTCTTGATACAGAGGAATTTAATATGGTCTGCAAATTAAATGAGGCTATCAATCAGGAACGCTACAAGGATGCTG CTGACTTGAGAGACAAACTTCGTAAATTCCGGGCTCAAAGGAAGCTGAGGAAATATACATAA